One segment of Metallosphaera cuprina Ar-4 DNA contains the following:
- a CDS encoding cytochrome b — MEEEERTWLDRVLEWLDERTGIYGHTIRQAPRYAYRLDFWLGSFVLGAFLFEVLTGMLIALYYVPADPYASTVYLISNVPLGALLFSLHSWGAYAMVFLLLVHMTRNFIVGAYRRPREVMWMVGTLLAALTLTEAFLGYSLPYNLISWTATTTGLNLFTYMPFGLSNLIAAFTLLPQLPGIASGVDPLVDRFFIFHWIVGALIALVLGLHLYIFEKHGITPPLSKEKDRSELIDNYPEKLRYDPNWKLQPLTRTFGIILVTLLMTFGAIFLISSALPFQISIDGDQIKYIMPEYNPALAAQTPPIPDWYFLFIYFFYKSVPPSMASLIFLGWGAVTLLFPFIDEHVFGHRSSHPVMRPASVALGTGFIVSFVVNSVWAYLTPGRDIGTIGVEVDSLIFLLIFITVFPLLRYLQNRGSSSTDSFNIGKRLGFSKSVTQGTEIVIPRQVSVGVDISILITLGLIVYNTVKMLTLTNLFLDQFQLGFMAGINMLLFSYLVLIYTLKGESR; from the coding sequence ATGGAAGAGGAAGAGAGAACTTGGCTAGATAGGGTTTTAGAGTGGCTCGACGAGAGAACGGGCATATACGGACACACCATTAGACAAGCTCCTAGATACGCATATAGGTTAGATTTCTGGCTGGGATCCTTCGTTCTCGGCGCCTTTCTATTTGAAGTGTTGACTGGTATGCTTATAGCTTTATACTACGTACCAGCTGATCCCTACGCTTCTACAGTTTATTTAATCTCCAACGTGCCTTTGGGAGCTCTCCTTTTCAGTCTTCACAGTTGGGGGGCTTACGCGATGGTTTTCCTACTCTTAGTGCATATGACTAGGAACTTCATTGTAGGAGCGTATAGGAGGCCCAGGGAGGTGATGTGGATGGTGGGGACGCTTCTAGCTGCGCTTACCTTAACTGAGGCTTTCCTTGGGTACTCTCTACCATATAACCTGATATCGTGGACCGCAACGACAACAGGACTGAACCTTTTCACATACATGCCTTTCGGACTAAGCAACTTGATTGCAGCTTTCACACTTCTTCCTCAACTCCCTGGTATAGCTAGCGGGGTAGACCCGTTGGTGGATCGGTTCTTCATCTTCCATTGGATAGTTGGAGCTTTAATAGCGTTGGTGTTGGGTCTTCATCTTTACATTTTCGAGAAGCATGGAATAACACCTCCATTATCTAAAGAGAAGGACAGGTCGGAACTCATAGACAACTATCCTGAGAAACTGAGATATGATCCAAATTGGAAGCTACAGCCTCTCACTAGAACGTTTGGTATAATCCTTGTCACACTTTTAATGACTTTTGGGGCCATATTTTTAATAAGTTCTGCCCTCCCGTTTCAAATATCAATTGATGGTGACCAAATAAAATATATCATGCCAGAATATAATCCAGCGTTAGCGGCACAGACTCCACCTATACCAGATTGGTATTTCCTCTTCATTTACTTCTTCTACAAATCTGTACCTCCATCAATGGCTTCGCTAATTTTCCTTGGATGGGGAGCAGTGACCCTCCTCTTCCCTTTCATAGACGAGCACGTTTTTGGACACAGAAGTTCTCATCCAGTTATGAGGCCCGCTTCCGTTGCTCTAGGCACAGGTTTCATCGTCTCTTTCGTAGTGAACAGCGTGTGGGCTTACTTGACTCCAGGAAGAGATATAGGAACTATAGGAGTCGAGGTAGACTCTTTAATCTTCCTCCTGATATTTATCACGGTCTTCCCTCTTTTAAGGTACCTTCAGAACAGGGGATCAAGTTCAACCGACTCTTTCAATATTGGGAAAAGACTGGGGTTCAGTAAGAGCGTAACTCAAGGAACTGAGATAGTAATACCTAGACAGGTCTCAGTCGGCGTTGATATAAGCATTTTGATAACATTAGGTCTAATAGTTTACAATACTGTGAAGATGTTGACTCTAACAAACCTCTTCCTGGACCAATTTCAATTAGGTTTCATGGCTGGAATTAATATGTTGCTTTTCTCTTACCTCGTCTTAATTTACACTTTAAAGGGTGAATCTAGATGA
- a CDS encoding cytochrome c oxidase subunit II, giving the protein MKAERVAEISTIVFAIAILVFLGALSFQYLGDITHGSFIPSNETAVPIKVIAKQYVWEFIYPNGTVSYNKVVIQAGKPYVFELTSDDVIHAFYIVQLGLKMQAIPGYTYDLYVIVNQPGTYNIWCAEFCGPGHYTMKGIMIVTNSTG; this is encoded by the coding sequence ATGAAAGCCGAGAGAGTAGCTGAAATCTCAACTATAGTGTTCGCTATAGCGATCCTGGTCTTTTTAGGGGCTCTTTCGTTCCAATACTTAGGTGACATAACCCACGGCTCCTTTATTCCTTCAAATGAGACCGCCGTCCCAATAAAGGTCATCGCAAAACAGTACGTTTGGGAGTTCATCTACCCAAACGGAACGGTCTCCTACAACAAGGTAGTCATTCAGGCAGGAAAACCTTACGTTTTTGAGCTCACATCAGATGACGTAATTCACGCTTTTTACATTGTACAGCTAGGTTTGAAGATGCAGGCAATTCCTGGCTACACTTACGATTTGTATGTCATAGTTAATCAACCTGGAACGTACAATATATGGTGTGCCGAATTTTGCGGACCTGGGCATTACACTATGAAGGGAATTATGATAGTCACAAACTCGACAGGGTGA